From a region of the Entelurus aequoreus isolate RoL-2023_Sb linkage group LG27, RoL_Eaeq_v1.1, whole genome shotgun sequence genome:
- the LOC133644389 gene encoding uncharacterized protein LOC133644389, protein MNWDRQLSSILSAADDSVAKMRERLTVLGNAPKREAEYFPFTDKSYAADFGTTTTTVPSLSPPQGLPSLQWADVTSILSQLQTQKQAIESLTMKVGDVEREKQCQQRHIQTLQVEVSRLREDLSQKRRETYDRQGVDQGMEQWIRDAGVDWSSWPRPTPLDVPKESLSSKVCREDLQQLQKEVEQLKMRLRRQEEATMLQEKEARETRRLYQHNCQMVQELTERCRTHSTDLANTTSDCSHTQQEVRRIGATVSELEGEVRRLRERDVVTPARTPPLPNVPATRSRFADEEAARDSDLEDLSSIPSLADISSEELSLLDDLSPHYKPAERRSGESRVKIDFAGDVDDGDQDFESDLSLTDL, encoded by the exons GAGAGACTAACCGTACTAGGGAACGCCCCCAAAAGGGAAGCAG AGTACTTTCCATTCACGGACAAGAGTTATGCTGCAGATTTtggcaccaccaccaccaccgttcCGTCTCTGAGTCCACCACAAGGTCTTCCATCTTTGCAGTGGGCAGACGTAACCTCCATACTGTCGCAGCTCCAGACACAGAAGCAG GCGATTGAGTCTCTCACCATGAAAGTCGGTGACGTGGAAAGGGAGAAACAATGTCAACAACGCCACATACAGACGCTACAAG TGGAGGTGAGCAGGTTGCGTGAAGACCTGAGCCAGAAGAGAAGAGAGACTTATGACCGTCAAGGAGTGGATCAAGGGATGGAGCAGTGGATTAGAGATGCAGGTGTGGATTGGAGCAGCTGGCCCCGACCTACGCCGCTAGACGTCCCCAAGGAGAG TTTGAGCTCCAAGGTGTGCCGAGAGGATCTGCAACAGCTGCAGAAGGAGGTCGAGCAACTGAAAATGCGCCTGA GAAGACAAGAGGAGGCCACCATGCTCCAGGAGAAAGAGGCCAGAGAGACGCGGCGACTGTACCAACATAACTGCCAG ATGGTCCAGGAGCTGACAGAGCGCTGCAGAACTCACAGCACAGACCTGGCCAACACCACCTCCGACTGTTCCCACACACAGCAGGAGGTCCGCCGTATCGG CGCCACGGTGTCGGAACTGGAAGGCGAGGTCAGGCGTCTTCGAGAGCGCGACGTTGTGACGCCGGCGCGCACCCCACCCCTCCCGAACGTACCCGCCACCAGGAGCAGGTTCGCAGATGAAGAGGCGGCGAGGGACTCCGACTTGGAGGACTTGAGCTCGATTCCGAGCTTGGCTGACATCAGCTCAGAGGAGCTGTCCCTGCTGGATGACCTGT CTCCTCATTACAAACCAGCAGAGCGTCGGAGCGGCGAGTCCCGAGTAAAGATTGACTTTGCTGGTGACGTCGACGACGGGGACCAGGATTTCGAATCTGACCTGAGTCTGACTGACCTCTGA